In one Silene latifolia isolate original U9 population chromosome 10, ASM4854445v1, whole genome shotgun sequence genomic region, the following are encoded:
- the LOC141607450 gene encoding uncharacterized protein LOC141607450 produces the protein MGYVKLNIDAGVKEGWGMGVGVICRGSNGEVVWGLAEHRRAEMEPRLAEAMAILEGVKEARSRGHTRIIIESDCKMVIDALKTKEQGHSDFHLILDDIFYFCSDFNSVIWSFVSRKLNGVAHELAHFSSSEISRYVWDSLLPEQVMSLVIRDINDMR, from the coding sequence ATGGGGTATGTAAAGCTGAATATAGATGCGGGGGTGAAGGAAGGTTGGGGAATGGGAGTAGGAGTGATTTGTCGTGGAAGCAATGGCGAGGTGGTTTGGGGTTTAGCGGAGCATAGGAGGGCGGAGATGGAACCAAGGTTAGCGGAGGCTATGGCGATTCTCGAAGGAGTTAAAGAAGCAAGGAGCAGGGGACATACGCGCATAATCATCGAGAGCGACTGCAAAATGGTGATTGACGCGTTGAAGACGAAGGAGCAAGGCCATAGTGATTTTCATTTAATTTTAGATGACATTTTCTATTTCTGTTCAGATTTCAATTCAGTTATTTGGTCTTTTGTTAGTCGGAAACTCAATGGTGTAGCACATGAGCTTGCCCACTTTAGTTCGTCTGAAATAAGTAGGTATGTATGGGATAGTTTGCTACCCGAACAAGTGATGTCGTTGGTTATTCGTGATATTAATGATATGAGGTAA